The genomic segment ttttagtctGCTGGAAGCTTTACcagataattttcaaaataaaagtcacatataaaagtagtaaaaatagaaaaatatttcacttcAAAAGTGATCTTTGTCTTCATGAGCGTCCCGTCTTCTCTTTGCTTTGACTGGATCCATGTTGGAGTAGAGAGGATCCTCCTGCCTCTTGGTGAAGGTCACACTGGTGAACTAAAATTCAGTCTCACCCTCTGCTGGATGTCTGGATGTTGGACCACCACCTTCAAGTTTCTGAAgatcaaatgaaaatatgaatcTTTAATAGTCGAAAAtagaagtttaaacaaaaatgatgacatgatgtcatttaaaaataatcacagaTGACAGAATGAAAGATCAGGGAGGACTACGTATGGAGAAAAAGAAACCTGATCATCTTCATCTTGACTCCTGATGACTGAGGATTCTTCTGAGGATCTCCTTCTATACagagaaaatgatcaaatcaaacACAATGTGACTAAATCAAACCTTTAATCCTGCAGGATTTGATCCACTCACCTGAAGATCTTCAGGAATAAAACAACCAAGACGATGAGAGTCAGGAGAGCAGAAATGATCAAGCGTATGACGACCATCAACACTGAACCTGAGGAAGACATTGAATCCAAGTCAATAAGAAATCCCAGTGATGATGATCCACTGTCAGGTAAAAATCTCATGTTGGTTCTTTGAAAGTTCTCCAGTGTCTGATCAGTCTGTGGTGATCTTTAAGATGGTCCTGTTGGAGGTCTCTTCTGTCTCTGTGCTGCCTTCAGGGCTCGCTGCAGCACGGCAGCTTTTGTTTCCTGTAGACGACATGATGAACTGACCTGATCCAACAGACACTTGAACAGTGGAGTTCTGCTGGCCCAGTTTGTTCTGAGCCACACAGATGTAAAGCCCTCCatcttctgctgtgatgtcactgaTGGTGAACATTTGTTCTTCTGATTTAGGAGAGTCTTTGTTCTCCTTGAACCAGGTGTAGTTAGCTGGTGGGTTAGCATCActgctgcaggtcagagtcACTGAACTGCCCTCCAGGATCTCAGGAGGATTCACAGAGACAGAGATGTTCTTTGGAGCATCTGGAGACAAAAGAGGAAAGTTGGAAgattcacaaacacaaaactcttctattcaaaccttcattttattttatcctaaAGAATCTTCTAGTAATGAAAACTCAACAAAATCTCCTTTGTTATGATTTATTAGGCagtgttaaataataaaaacaaaaaataactcacATTTCACCTCCAGTTTAAAGTCTGATCTTTTCAAACCCAGCTGGTTCTCAACTTCACAGAAATAATCTCCAGAGTCTGTGGAATGGATGGAACTGAAGACAAACTGTGGAGATCCAGAGATCATTTTCGGGTTTAACTTTGTCTCCTTGAACCAGGTGTAGTTAGCTGCTGGGTTAGCATCActgctgcaggtcagagtcACTGAACTGCCCTCCAGGATCTCAGGATTCACAGAGACAGAGATGTTCTTTGGAGCATCTGGAGATAAAAGAGGAAAGTTGGAAGATtcacaaacagaaaactcttCTATTCAAACCTTCATTTTAACTCTATCCTAAAGAATTTTATAGTAATGAAAATTCAATAGGATCCACTATGTTATGATTAATTAGGCagtgttaaataataaaataaaaagaactcaCATTTCACCTCCAGTTTAAGGTAAGATCTTTTCAAACCCAGCTGGTTCtcaactttacaaaaataatctcCAGAATTTGTGGAATGGATGGAACTGAAGACAAACTGTGGACCTCCAGAgatcattttaacatttgaatttcTCTTCTTGAACCAGGTGTATTTAGCTGCTGGGTTAGCATCActgctgcaggtcagagtcACTGAACTGCCCTCCAGGATCTCAGGAGGATTCACAGAGACAGAGATGTTCTTTGGAGCATCTGGAGACAAAAGAGGAAAGTTGGAAGATtcacaaacagaaaactcttctattcaaaccttcatttttttctatcctAAAGAATTTTCTAGTAATGAAAACTCAATAGAATCCACTTTATTATGACCTATTAGGCAGTgttaaataatagaaataaaaagaactcACATTTCACCTCCAGTTTAAAGTCTGATCTTTTCAAACCCAGATAGTTCTGAACTTTACAGAAATAATCTCCCGAATCTGTGGAATGGATGGAACTGAAGACAAACTGTGGACCTCCAGAGATCCttttaacatttgaatttcTCTTCTTGAACCAGGTGTATTTAGCTGCTGGGTTAGCATCActgctgcaggtcagagtcACTGAACTGTTCTCCAGGATCTCAGGAGGATTCACAGAGACAGAGATGTTCTTTGGAGCATCTGGAGATAAAAGAGGAAAGTTGGAAGatttataaacacaaaactCTTCTATTCAAACCTTCATTTTAACTCATTCCTACCAACAAAAACACggaaaaagaaaactcaatAAAATCCACTTTGTTATGATTTATTAGGCagtgttaaataataaaaacaaaaataactcacattTCACCTCCAGTTTAAAGTCTGATCTTTTCAAACCCAGCTGGTTCTCAACTTCACAGAAATAATCTCCAGAATCTTTGGAATGGATGGAACTGAAGACAAACTGTGGACCTCCAGAgatcattttaacatttgatttgttCTCCTTGAACCAGGTGTAGTTAGCTGCTGGGTTAGCATCActgctgcaggtcagagtcACTGAACTGCCCTCCAGGATCTCTGTGGGGGGATCCAGTGATACAGTTGGAGTTTGTGGAGCATCtggaaaagaacaagaaaactttattttaaggagaaatggacaaaaacatCTGAAGAACTGATGTGATATTGTATCATTGATTATAAATTATCAGTTTATTTGTAGATCAATTAAATTGAGTCTGTTCATAAACATtaacattaatacattttaaccaATAGACTAAGTTTCATCTCttgttataaaatattttaaatacaccAAAACCTAATAAACAGAAATCaagtttgttctgtttgtgcaaatggtttcatgtttgtgttttacagaGTTTGTGAACTCACAAACTTCAGGACTTTGATCCGTCTTTGAATCTCTCAGAGAACAAGAGATCCTGTCTGTGGAAGAATTCCAGCTTCTGTACAGAAACGTCTGACTGGTTTCAGATTGAATCAttgatctggtttcttctccATTTATGAACCAGACATATTCCTCCAAACCATCTGGATCACATTTGTTGAAACAGTTTAGCTGAACGTCTGAATCTTCCTGCTGGACTGATGTGGAAACCAGCAGAACCTGGAGGTCTGGAATGtga from the Oryzias melastigma strain HK-1 linkage group LG1, ASM292280v2, whole genome shotgun sequence genome contains:
- the LOC112157184 gene encoding uncharacterized protein LOC112157184 — encoded protein: MFTISDITAEDGGLYICVAQNKLGQQNSTVQVSVGSGSVLMVVIRLIISALLTLIVLVVLFLKIFRRRSSEESSVIRSQDEDDQKLEGGGPTSRHPAEGETEF